Within Novosphingobium resinovorum, the genomic segment CGCTCTGGTGCCGGGCTACCGTTCGCTCACCGCCGTCGAACCCGCGCGCCTTGCCGATGCCCGCGCCCGGCTGAAGCGCGGGCAGGCGCTGCTGCTCGTCGGCGCCGACGAAGGCGGTCTGGTGACCCAGCTGGTCTCGCATGATGGTGTCGTCTCGGGCGATGCCGAAGTCTCGGGGCGGCACCTGATGCAGCTGCAGCAGCGCCTGCGCGCCTCGATCGAGAACGGCCTGCTCGACGAAGGCCGTGCCGGGTTCGACCGGCAGGCGGCGTTCGAACTGTTTCGCCTGATCTTCCCGGACCCTGTCCGCAAGGCGCTGCGATCGGTGCGCGAACTGGAAATCCTCGCCCCCGGCAGCCTTGCCACCCTGCCTTTCGCTGCACTGGTGACGCGCACGCCCGAGGGCGCGGACACCGATCCTCAGGCTCTGCGCAATACGCATTGGCTGGTCCGCGATCTTGCCACCAGCGTGATGATCCGCGCCGATCCCCTGCCCCGGCGGGCGGAGACAGGAAAGGGAACAGCTACCTTCGCGGGCATCGGCGCCCCTCTGCTGGGACCGCCGACCATGCTGGCGACGCGATCCGCCTCGGCGCTCAAAGTGGGCGACGTCAGCGTGGAATCGCTCGCCCGGCTCGGCAGCCTGCCCGATGCCGAGCGTGAACTGCGCACCATGGCCAGTCACTTCGCGGGCGACAGCCAGCTCCTGATCGGCCCGCAGGCGACCGAGGCGGCGGTAAAGCAGGCCCCTCTCGACCAGGCGCGGGTGATCGCCTTTGCGACGCACGGCCTCATCGGCGGAGGCTTGCGGGGCCTGGTGGAGCCGGCCCTCGTCATGACCCCGCCCAAGCTCGCGACGCCGCTCGACGACGGGCTGCTGACCGCCTCGGAGATTGCGCGGCTGCGCCTCGATGCGGACTGGGTTATCCTCTCCGCCTGCGATACCGGCGCGGGCGATAGCGAGAATGCGCCGACCTATTCGGGGCTCGCGCGGGCCTTCATCTCGGCGGGATCGCGGGCACTCCTGCTCTCGCACTGGCCGGTGCGCGACGACGTGGCCGGACGGCTGACGCTGCGTACGCTCGAAGGAGCACATGGCAAGGTTTCGCGGGCGGAGGCGCTGCGGCGCGCGCAAGTCGAGGTACTGAAGGCACACGACGTGCCGGGCGGGGCGCATCCTGCGACGTGGGCTGCGTTCGTGCTGGTGGGGGATTGAGGGGCGGGCTTTCGGCCCACCCCGTCCGGCTAAGCAGCAAGCTGCCAAGCCTCCCGGCCGTCCCGCAAGCGGAAGGGCGTTCTCTCTGCTCCCTCCCGTTTGCGGGAGGGCGCTCCCCTCTTCTCCCCTCCCGCTTGCGGGAGGGGCTGGGGGTGGGCCTCCTTCCGCTTACTTCGCCAGTTCAGCCTCGATCGCGCCGGTCAGCAGCGGGTCCTGCGGCGCGGTGCCCGGCGCGAAACGGCCCGCGACCGAACCGTCGCGCGCGATCAGGAACTTCTCGAAGTTCCACAGCACTTCGGGATCGTCGTTCGGGACGATGCCGTAGCCCTTGAACTTCTCCTTCATGCCCTCGACGTCGCCCTGCTTGGTGGGCACCGCCTCGGTCAGCGCGGCGTAAAGCGGCTGCTTGGCCTCGCCGGTAACGTCGGCCTTGGCGAAGAGCGGGAACGAGACGCCGTAGTTGATCGAGCAGAACTCGGCGATTTCCTCATGCGTGCCGGGCTCCTGCGCGCCGAAGTCGTTGGCCGGGAAGCCCAGCACCTCGAAGCCCTTGTCCTTGTATTCGCCGTAGATCGCCTCGAGGCCCTCGTACTGCGGGGTGAGGCCGCACTTGGACGCGACGTTGACCACCAGCAGCACCTTGCCGGCGTGATCGCCGAGGGTGTCGGGCTTGCCGTCAATGCGGGTGAGCGGGATGGAGGCGAGGTCGGCCATTGAATGTTCTCCCATTAGAGTTCGGGCGGGTTATGCGCACGACTGGATGACCGCCGCAAGACTATGCAGGCAAACCGCCGAGGACCGGAGAAATCCACTCCGGGTCATGCGCGAAGGGCATCTCCGCGCCGCCGCGCAGGGCGGTGAGGATCGCGGCGAAATCGGTTTCGGCACGCCAGCCGAGCAGGCGCGCGGCCTTGGCGGGATCGTAGACGCGCTCGATCCTCTCGGGCAGAACCCAGCCCGCGCGGGCGTAGAGGTCGGCAGCATCGGGATGGTAACGGGCGATCACGGCGCGCGCATCGCTGGCCAGTTCCGCTGCATCCTCGCGCGCGAAAGGCGGCGGGGCGGAGAGTACGAAAGTCTCGCACCCCTCGATCCGCTCCAGCGCGGCAAGGTGGGCGAGCGCGGCATCACCAACGGTCAGGCGGCGGTTGAGGAACTCGTTCGCCTTGAGGTTGGGGCCGGAGGGGACCACGTGCGTATCGTCGTCCTCCGGGAAGAACCGCCCGGTGCGCAGGATCGCCACCGCCATGCCGCTTTCGCGCGCGACGAGGCGGCACAGGTCCTCGGCGGTGCGCTTGGTGATGCCGTAGACATTGCGCGGAGCGAGCGGGCCGAACGCCTCGTCCATCCACCACGCGCCGTGTTCACCCGCCCCGGCGCGCACGTCGTCGCGAACCATCAGCGAGGTGGTGGAGGTGAACACGAAGCGCGCGTGTCCCGCATCCACCGCCGCTTCCAGCAGGTTGAGCGTGCCCGTCACGTTGACATCGACGAAGGCCTGCCGCCCGAAGCGCGCGATGTCCGGCTTGTGCAGAGCGCCCGAGTGGATCACCGCCTCGATCCCGTGGTCCGCGACGGTGCGGAACACCAGCGCGCGGTCTGCCACCGAACCCAGCACCGTCGTCGCGGCGCCCGTCGCCACGTCGAGGCCGATCACTTCGTGCCCGCGCAAGGCCAGCAGCGGCGCCAGATGCCGACCCAGCCAGCCGGAAGAGCCCGTCAGCAGGATACGCATGGGATCAGGCGGGGGCGCGGTAGTCGGCGATGATTGCGCCGGCTTCGGCCAGTTCGGCCTCGTGGCTTTCCTCGCGCCAGGTCTCGGCGAGGGCTTCCTCCTCCCACTGGCGCATGGCTGGGTGGGCCAGCATCGCATCGACCCAGGCCTGCCCGCCGCCGACGTCGAGGCCATACGTGCGGATGCGGAAGGCAACCGGCGCGTAGAAGGCATCGATGGCGGTGAACTCGGCGCCCGCCAGCCAGGGGCCGCCGAAGCGATCCAGCCCTTCCTCGAACATCTCGCGCAGGCGGTGGATCTCGCGGACCAGCGCGCCGCTCATCGGCCTCAGCTTCACGCGCACGCCGACGTTCATCGTGCACACATTGCGCAAGGCGGAGAAGCCCGCGTGCATCTCGCATACCGCGCTCTGGGCGAAGGCGCGGGCGTCCGGGGCCTTGGGCCAGACGGTGGGGTGGCGATCGGCGAGATAGAGCGTGATGCCGAGCGAATCCCACACGGTACGCTCCTCGTCGATCAGCGCGGGCACCTGGCCGGTGGGGGAAAAGCTGCGGAAAGCGTCGTAGTTCACCGGCATGGTGAAGGGCTCAAGCTCATCCTCGAACGGGATGGCGAGCGCCTTCATCAGCACCCACGGGCGCAGCGACCAGCTCGAATAGTTCCGGTTCGCGGTGATGAGGGTGTAAGTCATGGATGGTCCCTTGCGAAGAGTGCGCGAGGGATAGCGTGATCGGCGGGTTCTGCCCACCCCGTCCGGCTAGTTCGCTGCGCTCTCAAGCCTTCCGGCCCTCCCGCAAGCGGGAGGGCTTGGTCGTTCTTCTCCCCTCCCGCTTGCGGGAGGGGTCGGGGGTGGGCCTTCCCGCGGTCAGCTCACGTAATGCGCCGTCGTCTTCGCGGCGACTTCCTCGGCCGTCACGCCGGGCGCGAGTTCGATCAGCCTGAACGGGCTGTCGTGATCCGGACGCTGGAACACCGCGAGGTCGGTGATCACCATGTCCACCACGCCCACGCCCGTCAGCGGCAGGGTGCAGGCGGGGATGAGCTTGGGATCGCCGTTCTTTGAGGTGTGCTCCATGACGACGATGATCTTCTTCACGCCCGCGACGAGGTCCATGGCGCCGCCCATGCCCTTGATCATCTTGCCGGGGATCATCCAGTTGGCGATGTCGCCGTTCTCGGCCACTTCCATAGCGCCCAGCACCGTCAGGTCGATGTGCCCGCCGCGGATCATGCCGAAGCTGGTGGCGCTGTCGAAATAGGCCGAGTGCGGCAGTTCGCTGATGGTCTGCTTGCCTGCATTGATGAGATCGGGATCGACCTCGTCCGGGTAGGGAAACGGACCGATGCCGAGCATGCCGTTCTCGCTCTGCAGGGTGACGGTGATGTCCTCGGGCACGTAGTTCGCCACTAGCGTCGGAATGCCGATGCCGAGGTTCACGTAGAACCCGTCCTGCAGTTCCTTCGCCGCGCGGGCGGCCATTTCGTTACGATTCCAGGGCATTATGCCGCCTCCCTTTCGCGCGTCGTCGTGAACTCGATCTTCTTGTCGTAAGGCGCGCCCACAACGATGCGCTGGACGAAGACGCCGGGCAGGTGGATCGCGTCCGGATCGAGCGAGCCGGTGGGGACGATCTCCTCCACCTCGACCACGCAGACCTTGCCGCACGTGGCGGCGGGGACGTTGAAGTTGCGCGCGGTCTTGCGGAACACGACGTTGCCGGTTGCGTCCGCCTTCCACGCCTTGACGATCGACAGGTCGGCGAAGATGCCTTCCTCGAGGATATAGTCCTCGCCGCGGAACTGCTTCACTTCCTTGCCCTCGGCGACCTGGGTGCCCACGCCGGTCTTGGTGTAGAAGCCCGGAATGCCCGCCCCGCCGGCGCGCATGCGCTCTGCCAGCGTGCCTTGCGGGCAGAACTCGACCTCGAGTTCACCGGCGAGGTACTGGCGTTCGAACTCCTTGTTCTCGCCCACGTAGGACGAGATCATCTTCTTCACCTGCTTGGTGCGCAGCAGCTTGCCGATGCCTTCGTTGTCGATGCCGGCATTGTTCGAGGCGAACGTCAGGTCCTTCACGCCCGCATCGCGGATCGCGTCGAGCAGCCTTTCAGGGATGCCGCAAAGCCCGAAACCGCCACTGGCGATCAGCAGGCCGTCCTTGAGCACGCCTTCCAGCGCGGCCTCCGCACTGGGGTAGATCTTGTTCATCGAGGCAGATCCTCTTCTTTTTTAGCGAGAGGCGGCACCGGCCCGCGCCCCCACCCGGCCACCCAACGATAGTACCCTATGGGTGGCCGGGTGGGGGCGCGGGCCGGTGCCGCCTCTACTTCAGCAGACAAAACCTAGACAGCTTCTCCCATCACGAATAGCGATTGTTTTTTATCGGTTCCGATAGACACTGATTATGAAACGCATCGCCCTGTTCCATCTCGAAACCCTGATGTGGATCGATCGCCTCGGCACCTTCGCGGCGGCGGCGCAGCGGCTGAACACCACGCAGCCCGCGATTTCCGCGCGTGTGCGCGAGATCGAGGAGCAACTCGGAGTGCCGCTGTTCCAGCGCGAGGGACGGCGCATGGTGCTTTCCGCGCGCGGGCGGCGGCTGGTGCAGGCGAGCGAGCCGCTCTACCACGGCCTCGAACAGGTGCTGCTGGAGGCGAGCGACTTCGCGGGCGCCACCGCCGCCGTGCGTATCGGCTCGGGCGAGATCGCCGCGGCCAGTTGCCTGCCCGCCTTCATCCAGGCCATCGAGCGCGACCGTCCCGGCGTCGCCATGGAGATCGAGATCGACCTCACCGCGCCGCTGCTCCAGCAATTGCTGGCGGGCACGCGCGACATCGTCTTCCTCGCCGGGCCGGTGGCGAGCCCGGGGATGCGCACGGCCTCGATCGGCTCGGTGGAGCTGGTATGGTGCGCGGGCGCCGAAGTGGCGCAGGACGGCGGTTTCGCGAAGGCCCTGCCGGTCTGGTCCCTGCCCGATCACTCGCCGCTCCACGCGGTGACGCACGAGACGCTGGAGGGCCACGGCATCGTCCCGCGCGCGCTTCACACCTGCAACAACGTGCGCACCCTCATCGAGATCGTCGCCAGCGGCCAGGGCGCCGCCGTGCTGCCCGAGACCATGGTGCACGACCGCCTCGCCGCGGGAGACTTGCGCGAGGTGCTGCCGCGCCCCCGCCATCACGTGCATTTCGAGGCCGCGATCCGCACTCGCGAACGCGACCCCGTAATCCTCGACCTCTTCGCCCGGGCGAGCGAACTGCGCATAGAAATGTCAGCCCAGACGCGGGCCTGACCCGGGTTTACATGTACTTCATCTGGATCCGGATCGACTTCACGCCCTCGCCCACCGGCACGCCGACCTTGGTGTAGCTGGGCTTGCCAAGATTGAAGATGTTGATCGACGGGTTGTTCGACATCGCACCGCCATCGGTGCGGATATCGGTCTCGCCATTGCCATTGACGTCATGGCGCACCGCGACGCCGTATGTGCCCGAGGCCGGAAGCGGCACGCAGAAGGTCATGGACCCGGCGCGGGCCGGAACCTCGATGCGCGAGAGCCACTTGCCCTTGACCAGCCACTCGCCCGAAGTCGCGCGGTAGGACTGGACGCGCACCTTGCCCGAGGACGACTTGATGCCGTCCACGGTGACCATCATCGCCGGCCCCTTGTCAGACTGGCAGCGGCGCATCTCGTTGGGGATCTCGTTGCGATATTGGGCCAGCGCCGGAACCGGCGCGGCGAGACCGGCCATCGCGACAAGCGCGGCAGCGGTGCTGGTACGGCGAAGCAAGGCGTTGGTCTTGATCATCTCTTTTCCGTCTACTGGGTTCTTGGCAAATTGGCAGCCTGAAACCCTCCTGTGGCGCCCAAGTGCCCGAAAAGCGGTGAACCCGCACTGAACTTTCCGTTAGACCACGCGAAAGCCGAAGATCGGTCGTCTGGAAAATGCGCGATTGCGCATTTTCGGTGCGGCACCGGCCCTCTCCCCCACCCGACCACCCATAGGGTACTATCGTTGGGTGGTCGGGTGGGGGAGAGGGCCGGTGCCGCGAAATCCGCAGAAGCGGATTTCCAGACACCCTGCTCCACAAGATCGCGTGTGGAAAACGCACCCCCATACGCTTGTCGCCCCAAGATGTAGTGGCGTATCGCTGGGAAAAGGAGCGTTCGTTTCCCGCCATGACAATTCCGCTGATTTCCCCTTCGATCCTGTCCGCCGACTTCGCCCGGCTCGGAGAGGAAGTGCGCGCCATCGACGAGGCAGGCTGCGACTGGATCCACGTCGACGTCATGGACGGCCACTTCGTCCCCAACATCACCATCGGTCCGGCCGTGGTGAAGGCCCTGCGCCCGCACAGCGCCAAGCCCTTCGACGTCCACCTGATGATCTCTCCGGTCGATGCCTATCTCGAAGCCTTCGCGGACGCGGGCGCGGACTACATCACCGTCCACCCGGAAGCCGGGCCGCACGTCCACCGCACGGTGCAGACGATCCACAATCTCGGCAAGAAGGCGGGCATCTCGCTGAACCCGGCGACGCCCGCCAAGATGCTGGACTACCTTATCGACGACATCGACCTCGTCCTCATCATGAGCGTCAACCCCGGCTTCGGCGGCCAGAGCTTCATCTCCAGCCAGCTTCGCAAGATCGAGGCGGTGCGCAAGATGATCGACAAATCCGGCCGCGACATCCGCCTCGAAGTGGACGGCGGCGTCGATGCCAAAACGGCGCCGCTGTGCGTCTCGGCCGGTGCCGACGTGCTGGTGGCGGGCTCCGCGACCTTCAAGGGCGGGCCGTCGCAGTACGCCGCGAACATCAAGACCCTCAAGGGCCTCGAATAAGGCATGGGCGCCGACACCCGCTTCAGCCCGGCGGCATGGAACCCGGACAATGCCCGGGCGCTTCCCCTGTCGCGTGAGACTGAGGAGGGTGTGGTGACCGGAATTGCTGACAACCGCGCGCCAGCTCCGGCCGAAACGCCCCATATCGAGCCCGGTCGTGCGCTGGCGCTGGTCGATTTCTCTCCGCCGTCTGTGGGCGTCGGCGAGCGGCTGATCCGCATGGCCTATCGCCTTGGCGTGCCCGGCGCGATGCTTTCCGGGCCGATGGGCAAGAAGGCGCGCACCCGCCTGCTGGCGACCGTCAACAACACCCTGCCCGGCAGCCGTGCGGCAGGCACCGCGATCCGGGCCGGGCACTTCCTCGTCCACGGCGCCAAGACGCCGATCGCGCAAGTCGATTTTGCAGGCGCCGCGCGGGTCACGCCGCCGCTGGAGAAGGTGGTCCATTCCTTCTCCTGGCTCACCGACCTCGAAGCCTGCGCCGCGCGCGAACAGGCCGCGCCGGTCGCGGAACGCGTGCTCATGGCCTGGCTTCAGGCCAACCCCAAGCCCCCCACAAAGCCGGGCAAAGGCCCGGCGTGGAGCGTGGGCAACACCGGCGCGCGTCTTGCCAACTGGCTGGCCCATGCCCCGCTGATCCTCTCGGGCGAGAAGGCGCTGCGCATCCGCACGCTGGCGCACATCGCCGCCACCGCGCGCTGGCTCGACCGCCACGTCACCAATGCCGAGGACGGTCTTGCCGAAGTGGCGGGCTGGGTCGGCATCGTCGCCGCCGGATTGCTGCTGCCCGACGGCCGCCCCCGCCGCCTCTATGGCGAGGCCGGGCTGATCAAGGCGCTCGGCGAACTGATGGGCGACGACGGCGGCGTCCTGTCGCGCAGTCCGCTCGCGCAGATGGAAGCGATCGCGCTTCTGGTGCGGCTGCGCGGCTGCTATCACGCCACCCGCCGCGACGCCCCGCCCGCCGTTGAGCGCGTGGTCGAACTGCTGGTGCCGCCACTGCTGGCGCTGACGCACGGCGACGGCGGCCTCGGTTCGTGGCAGGGCGGCTGGGCCGTCGACGGCGCGGACGTCGAGGCGCTGATCCAGGCCAGCGGCGTGCGCACCCGCCCCTTACGCGACGTGCGCCAATGGGGCTACCAGCGTGTCTCCGCGCACAAGTCGATCCTGCAATTCGATACCGCGCCGCCGCCGATGCCCGCGCAGGCCCGCTTCGGCTGCGCCTCGACGCTCGCCTTCGAGTTCTCCCATGGGCCGCATCGCATCGTCGTCAACTGCGGCGGCGCGGCGAGCGGCGGCGGGCTGGTTCCCGTCCGGCTTGAGCAGGGCTTGCGGGCGACGGCGGCGCACTCGACGCTGACCCTCGATGACGCGAATTCCACGGCCGTGTTGATCAACGGCATGATCGGATCAGGCGTCACCGAAGTGGCGGTTGACCGCAAGACCCTGCCGCAGGAAACCGGCTCTAACGCCACCCGTCTGGAGGCCAGCCACAACGGCTATGCCACCCGCTATGGCCTGACCCACCAGCGCATCCTGCTGCTGCGCGACGACGGCAGCGAACTGCGCGGCGAAGACCTGCTGCTTCCGGCCGGCAAGAAGGGCAAGCGCGGCAAGGTGGGCTTCGCGATCCGCTTCCACCTTGGCCCGGAGGTGGACGTCAACCTCACCGCCGACGGCAAGGGCGCCGGGCTCTCGCTGCCCGACGGCAGCTACTGGCAGTTCCGCTCCGCCACCGACGAGGGCGAGATGACGGTCGAGGATTCGCTGTGGGTCGATGGTCAGGGCCGCCCGCAGGCGACGCAGCAGATCGTCGTGCAGGGCATGGTCTCGCGCGGCGGCGGGACTTTCGGGTGGATCATCAAGAAGATGAATTGATGGTAACCGCGCCTTGAAGCCCCCGATGGGCCGTGTATATTGGCATTGTTGTTTCTGGTTTGATGAAAATCACCTTCGAACAAAGAAAGGCGCGCCATGCCAGTGGCGCGCCTTTCGCCGTTTGGGGGACAGGTGCCAGCCCATCCCCCGCCCGTCATCACTTGTTGCGGCTCATCTCCACGATCTTGAGAACAAGCGTCGTGAAGGCCAGGCACGCCATGATGATCAGGGTTGTTGTTTCTACTTTGATTTCAATCACCCCCCTCTGCAGCCAGAATTCGGGTTTCCCCGCGCTGCTCCAGCGGCTTAGCCGAAAACGGCGGGCGGCAGCGGTTAACGCTCCTTCACCGCCCCGCCCAACCCGCGCCCCGGAAAGCGGCCCCGCCCTTGCCCCCGTGGCCCTGCCGTCCTAAGGGCGCGCGCAAAGAGCCACTCGCCAGGGAAGCCCGCCTCATGACCGATTCCGTCCAGATCCGCCGCGCCTTGTTGTCCGTGTCCGACAAGACCGGCCTTGCGCAGCTCGGCAAGGTGCTCAGCGACCGGGGCGTCGAACTGGTCTCGACCGGCGGCACCGCCAAGGCGCTGCGTGATGCGGGCCTGACGGTGAAGGACATCTCCGACATCACCGGCTTCCCCGAGATGATGGACGGCCGCGTCAAGACGCTGCACCCGATGGTCCACGGTGGGCTCCTCGCCGTACGTGACAACCCCGAGCACGCCGCCGCCATGGCCGAACACGCCATCGGCGCGATCGACCTCGTCGTCGTCAACCTCTACCCCTTCGAGGCGACCGTGGCCAAGGGTGCGAGCCGCGACGAGATCATCGAGAACATCGACATCGGCGGCCCCTCGATGGTGCGCTCGGCGGCCAAGAATCACGCCTTCGTCACCATCGTCACCGACCCCAAGGACTACGAGGGCCTGATGGTCGAGTTGGAAGCGACTGACGGCTGCACCACGCTGGGCTTCCGCAAGCTGATGGCCGCGCGCGCTTATGCGCAGACCGCCGCTTACGATTCGATGATCAGCCAATGGTTCGCCTTCGCCGACCAAGGCCTTGAGTTCCCCGAGATGCTCAGCGTCAACGGCCGCCTCTCGACCACGCTGCGCTATGGCGAGAACCCGCACCAGAAGGCCGCGCTCTACACGCCGGTCGGCCCGTTCACCAAGGGGCTGGCGCAGGCCGAGCAGGTGCAGGGCAAGGAACTTTCCTACAACAACTACAACGACGCCGACGCCGCGCTCGAACTCGCCGCCGAGTTCCGGGGCCAGAAGCCCGCCGTCGTCATCGTCAAGCACGCCAACCCCTGCGGCGTCGCCCAGGGCGATACGCTGCTGGGTGCCTGGGAAGGCGCGCTGGCCTGCGATGACGTCTCGGCCTTCGGCGGCATCGTCGCGGTGAACCAGACGCTCGACGGCCCGACCGCCGAGGCGATCTGCAAGATCTTCACCGAAGTCGTCGTCGCCCCCGACGCCGACGAGGAAGCCCGCGCCTTCTTCGCGAAGAAGAAGAACCTGCGCCTCCTGCTGACCGGCGAGCTGCCCGATCCGCGCCGCGCTGGCCTGACCGTGCGCCAGATCACCGGCGGCCTGCTGGTGCAGGGCCGCGACAACGGCGCCATCGGCTTCGACGATCTCAAGGTCGTCACCAAGCGCGCGCCGACCGATCGGGAACTGGCCGACTGCCTGTTCGCCTGGACCGTGGCCCGCCACGTCAAGTCGAACGCGATCGTCTATGCGAAAGACGGCGTCACCGCCGGCATTGGCGCGGGTCAGATGAACCGCCGCGATTCCTCGCGCATCGCCGCTATGAAGGCCGCCGAAGCCGCCGAGAAGTTCGGCTGGGCGCAGGCACGCACCGTCGGTTCAGCAGTTGCATCCGACGCCTTCTTCCCCTTCGCTGACGGTCTGCTCGCTGCTGCCGAGGCGGGCGCAACGGCGGTGATCCAGCCGGGCGGCTCGATTCGCGACGACGAGGTCATCGCTGCGGCCGACGAGGCCGGTCTCGCAATGGTCTTTACGAACATGCGTCATTTCAAGCACTAAGGGTAACCCAGTAACCCGGCAGGAGAAGCAGCGACGATGATGGTCACCGGACTCGGCCCCCTCGTCGTCGTCGGCTTCCTTGCCGGACTTACCCTCGCGGCCGTGCTTTTGAGGCTGGGCCGCCTGAACTCTCCGTTAAGTGCGCTGGGGGCGGCTGCCCTGCCGTTCGGCTGCGCGGCCCTGCCGGTGCTGGTGCTGGTGGCGATCTCCGTGGCCGCAGCATACTCGTACTGAGATCGAACGTTCCCGCCGTTCATCGCTGGCGATCAACCGTTCATCGATAATTGCACTTGTTAACGGTTCCGTTCACTGGACGGCAACCCATTTGCGGCCAAAGGGGCGCAACACATTTTCCGGACCGGTATCACGCCGTTCCCCAAAAGAGACATTTCGAAAGCAGACGTCATGGGTATCTTCAAAGCCGACTTCTACCGCTACTTTGCCTTCGGGTTCGCCGGTGGCGCGCTGCTGGTGATCGGCGCGATGGGCATTGGCCATGTCTCACCGCTCTCGAACGATCTCGTGCCGCCTGCACAGGCCGCCCAAGCCGAGTAAGCCTGCACTGATTGCACAAGTCCGCGACAGGCCCCATATGGGCGCCATGTCCGGCAACCATCATCACCACGAACATTCCGGCGACAGCCTTGTATCGGCCGCCCGCAACGCCCTCGTCGAAGCGGGCGAGCAGTGGACCGAGATGCGCGCCGACGTCTTCGGCGCCCTCGCCGAGCGGGAACGCCCCGCCTCCGCCTACGATCTTGCCGAGAGCGTCTCGGCCCTGCGCGGCAAGCGGGTGGCGCCCAACAGCGTCTACCGCATCCTCGACCTGTTCGTGCGCACCAACCTCGCCCGCCGGGTCGAGAGCGCCAATGCCTATGTCGCCAACAGCCACCCGGGTTGCCAGCACGACTGCATCTTCCTGATCTGCGACAGCTGCGGCCAGGCCGTCCACATCGACGACGACAAGCTGACCGGCGCCCTCATCGCCGCCGCCAAGGGCGCGGGCTTCGCCGACGTGCGCCCGGTCGTGGAACTGCGCGGCATCTGTGCGCAGTGTAGCTAGCGGAAGCCCCCTCAGCTCGTCTGCGTCAGGCTGAGCAGGTTGCCATCGGGATCACGGAACCACGCGGCCTTCATCGCGCCGTCCACCGACGTCCAGAGCCCCGCGACGTTCTGATTCTCCTCATCGAACACGAGGAACTCGACCCCCTTCGCGCGCAGCTGCGCCATCGTCGTCTCGATATCCGGGATCGACCAGCCGAGCACGGTATACTCGTGCGATTCCCATTCCCGGTTCGAGGTCAGCCGCAGGATCGCCCCGCCGCCCATGTCGTAGATCGTCGCGTACTCGTCCAGCGACAGTTCCGGCAGTTCCAGCACATCGCCATAGAACGCTTCGGCCCGCGCGCGGTCGGTCGTA encodes:
- the purH gene encoding bifunctional phosphoribosylaminoimidazolecarboxamide formyltransferase/IMP cyclohydrolase — encoded protein: MTDSVQIRRALLSVSDKTGLAQLGKVLSDRGVELVSTGGTAKALRDAGLTVKDISDITGFPEMMDGRVKTLHPMVHGGLLAVRDNPEHAAAMAEHAIGAIDLVVVNLYPFEATVAKGASRDEIIENIDIGGPSMVRSAAKNHAFVTIVTDPKDYEGLMVELEATDGCTTLGFRKLMAARAYAQTAAYDSMISQWFAFADQGLEFPEMLSVNGRLSTTLRYGENPHQKAALYTPVGPFTKGLAQAEQVQGKELSYNNYNDADAALELAAEFRGQKPAVVIVKHANPCGVAQGDTLLGAWEGALACDDVSAFGGIVAVNQTLDGPTAEAICKIFTEVVVAPDADEEARAFFAKKKNLRLLLTGELPDPRRAGLTVRQITGGLLVQGRDNGAIGFDDLKVVTKRAPTDRELADCLFAWTVARHVKSNAIVYAKDGVTAGIGAGQMNRRDSSRIAAMKAAEAAEKFGWAQARTVGSAVASDAFFPFADGLLAAAEAGATAVIQPGGSIRDDEVIAAADEAGLAMVFTNMRHFKH
- a CDS encoding VOC family protein, which translates into the protein MAIVPEARAITFISTTDRARAEAFYGDVLELPELSLDEYATIYDMGGGAILRLTSNREWESHEYTVLGWSIPDIETTMAQLRAKGVEFLVFDEENQNVAGLWTSVDGAMKAAWFRDPDGNLLSLTQTS
- a CDS encoding heparinase II/III family protein — its product is MGADTRFSPAAWNPDNARALPLSRETEEGVVTGIADNRAPAPAETPHIEPGRALALVDFSPPSVGVGERLIRMAYRLGVPGAMLSGPMGKKARTRLLATVNNTLPGSRAAGTAIRAGHFLVHGAKTPIAQVDFAGAARVTPPLEKVVHSFSWLTDLEACAAREQAAPVAERVLMAWLQANPKPPTKPGKGPAWSVGNTGARLANWLAHAPLILSGEKALRIRTLAHIAATARWLDRHVTNAEDGLAEVAGWVGIVAAGLLLPDGRPRRLYGEAGLIKALGELMGDDGGVLSRSPLAQMEAIALLVRLRGCYHATRRDAPPAVERVVELLVPPLLALTHGDGGLGSWQGGWAVDGADVEALIQASGVRTRPLRDVRQWGYQRVSAHKSILQFDTAPPPMPAQARFGCASTLAFEFSHGPHRIVVNCGGAASGGGLVPVRLEQGLRATAAHSTLTLDDANSTAVLINGMIGSGVTEVAVDRKTLPQETGSNATRLEASHNGYATRYGLTHQRILLLRDDGSELRGEDLLLPAGKKGKRGKVGFAIRFHLGPEVDVNLTADGKGAGLSLPDGSYWQFRSATDEGEMTVEDSLWVDGQGRPQATQQIVVQGMVSRGGGTFGWIIKKMN
- a CDS encoding Fur family transcriptional regulator, giving the protein MGAMSGNHHHHEHSGDSLVSAARNALVEAGEQWTEMRADVFGALAERERPASAYDLAESVSALRGKRVAPNSVYRILDLFVRTNLARRVESANAYVANSHPGCQHDCIFLICDSCGQAVHIDDDKLTGALIAAAKGAGFADVRPVVELRGICAQCS